The sequence below is a genomic window from Rhizobium sp. NXC14.
TCTGGACTTCCCCTACTCGATCTGCTATCCCGCATCACCAATCGCAAGGCCGCGGCCGCGCGAACGTTATATTTTTGCCCCTGGCGCTGCGCTGCCTCAGGCATCAACCAAACCAAAGGAACGTGATTCTCGTGCAGGTACTTGTCCGCGATAACAATGTCGATCAGGCTCTCCGCGCTCTCAAGAAGAAGATGCAGCGCGAAGGCATTTTCCGCGAAATGAAGATGCGCGACTACTACGAGAAGCCTTCGCAGAAGCGCGCTCGCGAAAAGGCCGAAGCTGTTCGCCGTGTTCGCAAGCTGGCCCGCAAGCGCGCCCAGCGCGAAGGCCTGGTCGCACGGTAAGCGTTGCCGTCGTTTTTTCGACGTTTTCAGATGTATTGTGGCGGGGGCGATGGGTTCGCCGCCGCCTTTTTAGTTTGCCGCTGAAGATCGCATATCCAGAAATCGGATATGCCGCATGGGGAAAGCGAGCCCGAATGGCTGATACCACCTTCAATCCGTCCCGCGCCTGGCGCTTTCAGAAATCCGCATTCCTGCCGGCTTTGACGCTGGCGGCCATGGTCGGCCTTGCCGGCTGCGAGACGACCAACACGACGGATGCCGTAATCCGCATCGATAAGGCGCAGGGCTCGGAAGAGAACATCGCGTCGCTGACGGCTGTTATCAACGCCAATCCGAGGGATCCCGAAGGGTATAATGTCCGCGGTTCCGCCTATGGCCGCAGCGGCCAGTTCCGCCAAGCGCTGAACGATTTCAATACAGCATTGCAGATCAACCCGCGCTTCTTCCAGGCCTATGCCAACCGCGCGCTCGTCTATCGCAACATGGGCCAGCAGCAGCAGGCGATTGCCGACTACAATGCCGCTCTGCAGATCAATCCGAGCTACGACGTCGCCTATATCGGCCGCGGCAATGTCTATCGCATGGCCGGACAGGACGATGCAGCTTTCAACGATTTCAGCAAGGCGATCCAGCTCGGCACGACCGATGGCCGCGCCTATCACAATCGTGGCCTGATCTATCAGAAGCGCAATCAGCAGGATAAGGCAATCGACGATTTCTCGAAGGCCATCTCGCTCGCCCCGAATTCGCCCGAGCCCTATAATGGCCGCGGCATCTCCTACATCGCGCTGAATGACGACGACAACGCGTTTGCCGATTTCAATCACGCGATCGATCTCAACGGCAATATCGCCGAATCCTGGGCCAACCAGGCTCTTGTCTACGAACGTCGCGGCGACAAGGCCAAGGCAGCCCGCTCCTACCGCCATGCGGTCGGGCTTGACCCGAAATACCAGCCGGCGCGCGATGGTCTCGCCCGAGTGGGCGCTCCAGCCGGCTAAGTATGTGAATTGGGGCGGCCGGGCCATCGGATGCCCAGAACCTTGGCGTTGCAGGAAATCTCCGGCAGAACCGCTTTATCGATGACCGGGCCCGGTGCGCGTGCAGCAACGGGTGGCCGGAATAAGCTGTCATGAAGGCGCCGCATCGCTTTGAAAAGAGAGACGGAAAAACCGCCACCGTCTTCCGTGGCATGTTATACGATGTTGCAACCTGCTTTTGCTCCCCCTAACATGCGGCTGCTTCGATAGCCCGCTATCGGGGTGTGCGAAAACATGTTGAGGGCGGTTTGCGAGAGATGCGGATCTTTGCTTTCCTGACCGCAGACGAAAACTGTTGCAGACAGCGCGCACAGCAGCGCCGCACATCTTTCAAGACGCACAAAGGACGCGGCAATATCGGGACTTGTGGCGGCGGCGCGCAATAAATGAAGATCGTGGCGCTGTTTTTTCCCAAAGCTTCGATCGGCACCTATCTGGTTGCCATGGCGGTGGCGATCGCGTTGCCGATCTTCGCCTTCGTGACGCTGCTTCTGCTGCAGTTGGAGGACAACCAACGCTCCACGCTAAAGCGCGAGACGGCGCAGGACGCGCTTGCCCTGTCGCGCATCATCGATCGCCAGCTTCAGGATATGGCGACGACGTTGCGGCTGCTGTCGAGCTCCCCGGAACTCGAAAACGGCGATCTCGCCTCTTTCCATCAGCGCACGGAAGCAGCTCTGCGGAACAATGCGCTCTACGTCCAAGCGGTCGACGCAACTGGCCAGCAACTGCTGAACACACGCCGACCTTTCGGCGCGGAGCTCGGAAAGACGACAAACATCGCCGCCCTCGATGCCGCAATGAAATCCGGTCGCATCGAAGCGTCGGATGTGGTCCGCGGCAGAACCAGCGGCGACTGGGTCTACAATGTCATCCTGCCGAGAAAGAACAATCCCGTTTCCGCCCTCATCATCACACAGGATGCCCAGGATCTCGGCCGGCTCGTAACGACCCAGGTTCTAGCCCCTGGATGGTCGGCGGCTGTGCTTGATCAAAGTGGTCACGTGGTCGTTGCCGCCGGCCCGACTGCCCTCGAACCCGGCACGCCCTTCGATCCGCGCATCCTGCCGGCGCTCGGTTTTTCCCGGGGCGTGTTCGAAGACAAGACGATCCTGCCGCACATGCTTCTCGGTTATGCACAAATTCCCGGCTGGTCCTGGAAGACGGTGATCTGGGGGCCGGTGGCGCAGGCGTCGATTCTCAGCACCTGGCGTTTCCTCATCATCGGAGGAGTTGCCCTCGTGCTCGTTGCCGTACTGGCCGCCTATGCCGTCGCGAGACAGGTCCGCACCACCATTCGCGAGATTGCCGACATGGCGAACCGCATGGGTCAGGGCCACATCGTCTCACCGGTTGAAACAAGCGTCATCGAGGCGAACCAGGTGGCGATCGCTCTTTCGAACGCCTCATTCGATCGCAGCCAGACCGAGGACCGGCTGCGGTTCGTCATGCATGAACTCGTCCATCGTACCAAGAACC
It includes:
- the rpsU gene encoding 30S ribosomal protein S21, whose protein sequence is MQVLVRDNNVDQALRALKKKMQREGIFREMKMRDYYEKPSQKRAREKAEAVRRVRKLARKRAQREGLVAR
- a CDS encoding tetratricopeptide repeat protein → MADTTFNPSRAWRFQKSAFLPALTLAAMVGLAGCETTNTTDAVIRIDKAQGSEENIASLTAVINANPRDPEGYNVRGSAYGRSGQFRQALNDFNTALQINPRFFQAYANRALVYRNMGQQQQAIADYNAALQINPSYDVAYIGRGNVYRMAGQDDAAFNDFSKAIQLGTTDGRAYHNRGLIYQKRNQQDKAIDDFSKAISLAPNSPEPYNGRGISYIALNDDDNAFADFNHAIDLNGNIAESWANQALVYERRGDKAKAARSYRHAVGLDPKYQPARDGLARVGAPAG
- a CDS encoding sensor histidine kinase; amino-acid sequence: MKIVALFFPKASIGTYLVAMAVAIALPIFAFVTLLLLQLEDNQRSTLKRETAQDALALSRIIDRQLQDMATTLRLLSSSPELENGDLASFHQRTEAALRNNALYVQAVDATGQQLLNTRRPFGAELGKTTNIAALDAAMKSGRIEASDVVRGRTSGDWVYNVILPRKNNPVSALIITQDAQDLGRLVTTQVLAPGWSAAVLDQSGHVVVAAGPTALEPGTPFDPRILPALGFSRGVFEDKTILPHMLLGYAQIPGWSWKTVIWGPVAQASILSTWRFLIIGGVALVLVAVLAAYAVARQVRTTIREIADMANRMGQGHIVSPVETSVIEANQVAIALSNASFDRSQTEDRLRFVMHELVHRTKNLLTLAQAMMRQLAKQADSVETFQAAVADRLEGLARSIELLTSEQWGGVSLRRVVDIHLQAFPQSRDQIEITGEDFVLKPDAVQNLGLTLHELATNSVKYGALSVPQGRVRFDWHDVRDEGKPDALLRFTWEERGGPAVTEPSRSGFGTTVIKAHAAAAFRGTVQVDFRPEGLLWVLIAQRATLERE